A DNA window from Rossellomorea marisflavi contains the following coding sequences:
- a CDS encoding pyruvate oxidase yields the protein MFKQTAGEKLIDMLIEWGVDHIYGMPGDSINSLIEPLRKAQDKIKFIQVRHEEAGALAAAAYAKLTGKLGVCMAIAGPGAIHLLNGLYDAKLDSAPVLAITGQVESDLIGTDSFQEVNLERMFDDVAVYNQRIMSAEQLPAVVNQAIRTAYAKKGVSVLTIPDDIPRFEVGKEARVTAQFTAKQVVLPMKEDLLNAKKILEEAVKPVILAGRGAHGHRDTLLSFAEKIGAPVVLTLPGKGVIPDKHPYCIGGLGLIGTKPSYEAMQEADTLIMIGTSFPFTAFLPEHAKTIHLDIDPAQIGKRYPVDVGLAGDAGATLSWLTDHLATKEDCSFLEKSQERMKHWLAKLDHQEEDESVPLKPQRVIHALQEVAADDAVLSVDVGNVTVWMARHFHITHQSFVISSWLATLGCGLPGALAGQIAHPDKQVFAVCGDGGFAMTMADFVTAVKYELPIVVIVLNNHKIAMIKFEQEVMGNIEFGTNLQNPDFARYAEACGGDGYRVERPEQLLPAIQQAVQNRKACIIDVLVDPEEAPMPAKIQFSQAAGYTKHMIKELFEEGKIDLPPL from the coding sequence TTGAATGGGGCGTCGATCATATTTACGGCATGCCGGGAGATTCCATCAACTCCCTCATCGAACCCCTTCGGAAAGCACAGGATAAAATCAAATTCATCCAGGTCAGGCATGAGGAAGCGGGTGCCCTTGCTGCCGCCGCCTATGCCAAGCTCACCGGGAAACTCGGGGTATGTATGGCCATCGCAGGCCCGGGTGCCATCCACCTCTTGAACGGCCTGTACGATGCAAAGCTTGACAGTGCGCCGGTCCTTGCCATCACAGGTCAGGTGGAGTCCGACCTGATCGGGACGGATTCCTTCCAGGAGGTGAATCTGGAGCGGATGTTTGATGATGTGGCCGTTTATAATCAACGGATCATGTCGGCCGAGCAGCTGCCCGCCGTCGTGAATCAGGCAATCCGGACCGCCTATGCCAAGAAAGGGGTATCGGTCCTAACGATTCCGGACGACATCCCGCGGTTCGAAGTCGGGAAGGAAGCAAGGGTCACCGCCCAGTTCACGGCTAAACAGGTGGTACTCCCGATGAAGGAGGATCTCCTCAACGCGAAGAAGATCCTTGAAGAGGCTGTGAAACCGGTCATCCTCGCCGGTCGTGGTGCCCATGGACACCGTGATACCCTCCTCTCATTCGCCGAGAAGATCGGAGCCCCGGTCGTGCTTACCCTGCCCGGAAAAGGAGTCATCCCCGACAAGCATCCGTACTGCATCGGGGGACTCGGCCTGATCGGGACCAAGCCGTCATATGAAGCCATGCAGGAAGCCGACACCCTCATCATGATCGGCACCTCCTTCCCGTTCACGGCGTTTCTACCGGAGCACGCGAAGACGATCCATCTCGATATCGATCCTGCCCAGATTGGGAAGCGTTATCCCGTCGATGTGGGTCTTGCTGGAGATGCCGGTGCAACCCTCTCCTGGCTGACGGATCATCTGGCAACGAAAGAAGATTGCTCTTTCCTGGAAAAAAGCCAGGAGAGGATGAAACACTGGCTGGCAAAGCTTGATCATCAGGAAGAAGACGAGTCCGTCCCCTTGAAGCCCCAGCGGGTCATCCATGCCCTCCAGGAAGTGGCGGCCGATGATGCCGTCCTATCTGTGGACGTCGGGAACGTCACCGTCTGGATGGCGAGGCACTTCCATATCACCCATCAATCCTTTGTGATCTCGAGCTGGCTCGCAACACTCGGTTGCGGTCTTCCTGGCGCCCTTGCCGGCCAGATTGCCCACCCCGATAAACAGGTGTTCGCCGTGTGCGGGGATGGAGGGTTCGCCATGACCATGGCCGACTTCGTCACAGCAGTGAAATATGAGCTGCCGATCGTGGTCATCGTCCTGAACAACCATAAGATTGCCATGATCAAATTCGAGCAGGAGGTCATGGGAAATATTGAATTTGGGACCAATCTCCAAAATCCTGACTTCGCCCGCTACGCAGAAGCATGCGGTGGGGACGGGTACCGGGTGGAACGACCTGAGCAGCTGCTTCCTGCCATCCAGCAGGCCGTCCAGAACCGCAAGGCCTGCATCATCGATGTCCTTGTGGATCCGGAAGAAGCTCCGATGCCGGCCAAGATCCAGTTCTCCCAGGCAGCAGGGTATACGAAGCATATGATCAAGGAGTTGTTTGAGGAAGGGAAGATCGACTTGCCTCCCCTTTAA
- a CDS encoding cation diffusion facilitator family transporter, protein MAHDHSDHTHHANTKTMLISFIIITVYMVVEAIGGYVTNSLALLSDAGHMLSDSLSLGIALIAFKLGEKAATYCNTFGYKRFEIIAATLNGLTLIGIALFIFYEAIKRFTHPPEVATSGMLIISIIGLLVNVLVAWIMMRGGDTDENLNMRGAFLHVISDMLGSVGAVIAALLIMFFGWGWADPLASVIVAVLVLNSGYRVVKKSLHILLEGTPEQIDVEEVIDVIKREDGIDDIHDLHIWTITSGFIAMSCHAVVAEDLTVKGTEQVLRRLEPRLQHFGIKHITMQFETENNPHDSAILCDMEHGHEH, encoded by the coding sequence ATGGCACATGATCACAGTGATCACACTCATCACGCCAATACGAAAACCATGCTGATCTCATTTATCATCATAACCGTTTATATGGTGGTGGAAGCCATCGGAGGGTACGTGACCAACAGCTTGGCCCTACTCTCAGATGCTGGCCATATGCTCAGTGACTCCCTATCCCTGGGGATTGCCCTGATCGCATTTAAGCTCGGGGAAAAGGCAGCTACATATTGCAATACATTCGGCTACAAGCGGTTTGAGATCATCGCAGCCACATTGAACGGCCTTACCTTGATCGGTATCGCACTCTTCATCTTTTATGAAGCCATCAAGCGTTTTACCCATCCGCCTGAGGTTGCTACAAGCGGCATGCTCATCATCTCCATCATCGGTCTTCTCGTCAACGTCCTGGTGGCGTGGATCATGATGCGTGGAGGCGATACGGATGAGAATCTGAATATGAGGGGTGCCTTCCTTCACGTCATCAGTGATATGCTCGGTTCGGTTGGAGCGGTGATCGCAGCCCTTCTCATCATGTTCTTCGGCTGGGGCTGGGCCGATCCACTGGCAAGCGTCATCGTCGCGGTCCTTGTCTTGAACAGCGGATACAGGGTCGTAAAAAAATCCCTTCATATCCTCTTGGAAGGTACACCGGAACAGATCGATGTCGAAGAGGTGATCGATGTGATCAAACGGGAAGATGGAATCGACGACATCCATGACCTCCATATCTGGACGATCACAAGTGGATTCATCGCCATGTCTTGTCATGCGGTAGTAGCTGAAGACCTTACCGTCAAAGGAACAGAGCAAGTCCTGAGACGCTTGGAACCCCGTCTGCAGCACTTCGGCATCAAACATATCACGATGCAATTCGAAACCGAAAACAATCCCCATGATTCCGCGATTCTTTGTGATATGGAGCATGGCCATGAACACTAA
- a CDS encoding DUF4430 domain-containing protein: MKKQRKLILSILTVFFLTLGVIGVTYGFSGEEEKAPTSKQVAGSENSVASVTGVKEKQKDPNAISDEHSKTEKQEEKKEEKEKNEKSDSTTAKSTKEDGKADPQQQEERNGTTERLESEGKPDKQGSSASRKEAKTESNQKTESPKESKAPSDSERAGSTQPESKAPAPQPSKKPAPAPKPEKEEKQAATSTVTYSIVADSQMGTVLPPTSVEIEDGDTVLDVLIEVTRSQGIPMSFRGGTGANAYVEGINNLFEFDRGSGSGWMYRVNGIFPNRGAGVVPLQDGDRIEWLYTIDLGKDLGAELKPFR; encoded by the coding sequence ATGAAGAAGCAACGTAAGCTCATACTGTCGATCCTGACGGTGTTCTTCCTTACTCTTGGAGTAATCGGGGTCACCTATGGTTTCTCCGGCGAAGAAGAAAAGGCACCAACAAGTAAGCAAGTGGCGGGTAGCGAAAACTCAGTCGCTTCCGTGACCGGGGTTAAAGAAAAACAAAAAGATCCAAACGCTATCTCTGATGAACATTCCAAGACCGAGAAACAGGAAGAAAAAAAAGAGGAAAAAGAAAAAAACGAGAAATCGGACAGCACAACCGCTAAAAGCACAAAAGAGGACGGCAAGGCTGATCCTCAGCAACAAGAAGAAAGAAACGGAACAACGGAACGTCTTGAATCTGAAGGAAAGCCAGACAAACAAGGATCATCGGCATCAAGGAAAGAAGCAAAGACAGAGTCAAACCAAAAAACAGAGAGCCCAAAAGAATCCAAAGCTCCTTCCGACTCTGAACGTGCCGGATCAACACAACCAGAAAGCAAGGCACCGGCGCCTCAGCCTTCCAAAAAGCCTGCACCCGCTCCAAAACCTGAAAAGGAAGAAAAGCAGGCAGCAACGTCGACAGTCACCTATTCCATTGTGGCAGATAGTCAAATGGGTACGGTGCTCCCTCCGACTTCAGTCGAAATCGAGGATGGGGATACGGTCCTTGATGTACTCATCGAGGTGACACGTTCTCAAGGAATCCCCATGTCGTTCCGCGGTGGTACAGGGGCGAATGCCTATGTAGAAGGAATCAACAACCTATTTGAGTTTGACCGGGGATCCGGCAGTGGTTGGATGTACCGGGTGAATGGGATCTTCCCTAACAGAGGGGCAGGAGTGGTTCCCCTCCAGGACGGAGATCGCATTGAGTGGCTTTACACCATCGACCTCGGGAAAGATCTCGGAGCGGAGCTCAAGCCGTTCCGCTAG
- a CDS encoding ABC transporter ATP-binding protein has translation MACIELDKLSFHYPEEEQAAIRSLSLTVDKGDFIVIGGPSGCGKTTLLKLLKKELTPVGRMMGQIRMSDMGVGFVFQDPENQIVMDNVLSELVFGMENEQLGTGEMRQRVAEMVHFFGMEDLLDQDTRHLSGGQKQLMNVASVLLQKPDLLLLDEPTSQLDPVQAKALIQFVHRLNEEFGMTIIMVEHRLEELYPIADRVILMEKGSVAYEGTARTVVSTVWKNQDNTFLPFLPAIAKLYYTFADLSYDTRVPLSVKEAQRWLSDLSIGMVEHKREVSSGQALPLLEMYHVSFKYEKRAPMILKDISLEVRKGDFLTVVGGNASGKTTLLKIIASILKPYSGKVRLNGKQVSKKSSFRMGYLPQNPLLCFMCETLQEEILELAVRYDIPLPEERMRSIANRLGIESILEKHIHDCSGGEQQKAALATLLFIEPDLLLIDEPTKGMDAVSKDQFSVMLDDLHQDGMTILMVTHDIEFAARHASRCAWLFDGRITADGTVREVLDHHYFYTTTINRLSQNADVPTVLTVEEAYETWNLHVRS, from the coding sequence ATGGCATGTATTGAACTCGACAAACTAAGCTTTCACTATCCAGAGGAAGAACAAGCAGCCATCCGCTCCCTTTCCCTTACCGTGGATAAAGGGGATTTCATTGTGATCGGAGGTCCTTCAGGCTGTGGGAAGACAACCCTTCTGAAGCTGTTGAAAAAGGAACTCACACCGGTAGGAAGGATGATGGGACAGATCAGGATGTCAGATATGGGAGTAGGATTCGTGTTTCAGGACCCGGAAAATCAGATTGTCATGGATAACGTCCTTAGTGAACTTGTATTCGGCATGGAAAACGAGCAATTGGGGACGGGGGAGATGCGGCAGCGCGTGGCGGAAATGGTTCATTTCTTCGGTATGGAAGACCTCCTCGATCAGGATACAAGACATCTCTCAGGCGGGCAGAAACAGCTGATGAACGTGGCGAGCGTCCTCCTGCAAAAGCCGGACCTGTTGTTATTGGATGAACCGACGTCCCAACTAGACCCGGTCCAGGCAAAAGCACTGATTCAATTTGTCCACCGTCTGAACGAAGAATTCGGGATGACGATCATCATGGTCGAGCACCGATTGGAAGAGCTCTATCCCATCGCGGATCGGGTGATCCTCATGGAGAAAGGAAGCGTGGCCTATGAAGGGACGGCAAGGACAGTTGTTTCCACTGTGTGGAAGAACCAGGACAACACGTTTCTTCCATTCCTTCCAGCCATTGCGAAGCTATACTATACCTTTGCCGACCTGTCTTACGATACGCGGGTGCCCCTGTCTGTCAAAGAGGCCCAGCGCTGGCTATCGGATCTATCCATCGGGATGGTGGAGCACAAGCGAGAAGTCTCTTCTGGGCAGGCGTTACCCCTTCTCGAAATGTACCATGTAAGCTTCAAGTATGAAAAGCGTGCACCCATGATCCTGAAGGATATCAGCTTAGAGGTGAGGAAAGGGGATTTTCTTACTGTGGTGGGAGGAAACGCCTCAGGAAAGACAACCCTCCTGAAAATCATTGCGTCGATTCTGAAGCCGTATAGCGGAAAGGTAAGGCTGAATGGGAAGCAGGTTTCAAAAAAGTCATCCTTCAGAATGGGCTATCTTCCTCAAAACCCGTTGCTTTGCTTTATGTGTGAAACGCTACAGGAAGAAATCCTGGAGCTTGCCGTCCGTTACGACATCCCGCTTCCGGAAGAACGAATGAGGTCCATCGCGAACCGTCTCGGCATTGAGTCGATCCTGGAAAAGCATATCCATGATTGCAGTGGGGGAGAACAGCAGAAGGCGGCACTTGCCACCCTGTTATTCATTGAACCAGATCTACTCTTGATCGATGAACCGACGAAGGGAATGGATGCGGTATCCAAAGATCAGTTCTCGGTCATGTTGGACGACCTTCATCAAGATGGCATGACCATCCTGATGGTGACCCACGACATCGAATTTGCGGCCAGGCATGCTTCACGATGCGCTTGGTTGTTTGACGGTCGCATCACGGCAGACGGAACGGTGAGGGAGGTGTTGGATCATCACTACTTCTATACCACGACGATCAACCGCTTGAGTCAGAATGCCGATGTTCCAACGGTCCTGACGGTAGAGGAGGCATATGAGACATGGAATCTTCACGTGCGGTCCTGA
- a CDS encoding alpha/beta fold hydrolase, whose protein sequence is MKKKRRRGWVYVRKGLAILVILCIGWSVFSTIMTAYEQGTYHPPGERVEVDGKKMHVYSKGTGEETIVLMSGLGTAAPVLDFAPLIDELSKKHRVVVVEPFGYGWSDLAETDRTVENIVREMRAALSKADIQGPYILMPHSVSGIYSMYYADQYPEEVKAVIGIDPTLPGALDYFNESPPSMPGFLKYVAPSGIGRLALMIDSRNFLPEAGEGTYSKENLDQTKAISAWKGYNRNVVAEANAIKKNIDQTKDMAFPADMPVLFFTKEAGKTTADGKNNVTFLETQLTSAPTSRVVPLDGHHYLHWTRSMEMSREVDRFVKSFR, encoded by the coding sequence ATGAAGAAAAAGAGAAGACGGGGATGGGTGTACGTGAGGAAAGGACTAGCGATCCTCGTCATCCTGTGCATCGGGTGGTCGGTGTTCAGCACGATCATGACGGCATATGAGCAGGGGACTTATCATCCGCCGGGTGAACGGGTGGAAGTGGACGGGAAGAAGATGCATGTGTATTCAAAGGGGACAGGGGAGGAAACGATCGTCCTCATGAGCGGATTGGGGACGGCTGCGCCTGTCCTGGATTTCGCCCCTCTGATTGATGAACTTTCCAAGAAGCATCGAGTCGTGGTCGTGGAGCCATTCGGGTACGGATGGAGCGACCTGGCCGAGACGGATCGCACGGTGGAAAACATTGTACGGGAGATGAGGGCGGCACTGAGCAAGGCGGATATCCAGGGACCTTACATTCTCATGCCTCATTCTGTGTCAGGCATCTATAGCATGTATTATGCGGATCAATACCCGGAGGAAGTGAAGGCGGTGATCGGGATTGACCCGACGCTGCCGGGGGCACTGGACTATTTCAATGAATCACCGCCATCCATGCCGGGATTCTTGAAGTATGTAGCGCCGTCTGGAATCGGAAGGCTGGCACTGATGATCGATTCCCGAAACTTTTTACCAGAGGCCGGTGAAGGGACATATTCAAAAGAAAACCTCGACCAGACCAAGGCGATCTCAGCCTGGAAGGGATATAACCGCAATGTCGTAGCCGAGGCCAACGCGATCAAGAAGAACATCGATCAGACAAAGGATATGGCCTTCCCTGCAGACATGCCGGTATTATTCTTTACGAAGGAAGCGGGCAAGACGACTGCTGACGGGAAGAACAATGTCACATTCCTTGAAACGCAGCTGACGAGTGCCCCTACAAGTAGGGTGGTGCCTCTAGATGGCCATCACTATCTCCACTGGACCCGTTCGATGGAAATGAGTCGGGAAGTCGACCGGTTCGTAAAATCTTTCAGATGA
- a CDS encoding GNAT family N-acetyltransferase has protein sequence MNPILKEVPLSFETERLTLRAPLPQGDGRVVNEAINRSLNELKPWLGFAQVAPTVEETEINLREAYVRFRKREAFRYLIFHKESGELIGSTGFHNVDWEVPKGEIGYWVDTKHGGAGYITEAVKGLTELALSHIGFRRVEIRCESMNVKSRAIPEKLGYELEGILRSESPSVDGTKLTDTCIYSTVR, from the coding sequence ATGAATCCGATATTAAAAGAGGTCCCATTATCATTTGAAACGGAAAGGCTGACGTTGCGGGCACCTCTTCCGCAGGGAGATGGAAGAGTGGTGAATGAAGCCATTAACCGTTCCCTGAACGAACTGAAGCCTTGGCTCGGGTTTGCCCAGGTTGCTCCCACCGTGGAAGAGACAGAAATCAATCTCCGGGAGGCGTATGTCCGCTTCCGGAAACGGGAAGCGTTCCGTTACCTGATTTTTCATAAGGAATCCGGCGAACTGATCGGGTCCACCGGGTTTCATAATGTGGACTGGGAGGTGCCAAAGGGTGAAATCGGCTATTGGGTTGACACAAAGCATGGTGGTGCCGGATACATAACGGAAGCGGTAAAAGGATTGACGGAACTTGCCCTCAGCCATATCGGCTTCAGGAGGGTGGAGATCCGCTGTGAGTCGATGAACGTTAAGAGCAGGGCGATTCCGGAGAAGCTTGGCTACGAGTTGGAAGGGATCCTCAGGAGTGAGTCGCCGTCTGTTGACGGCACAAAGCTGACGGATACATGCATTTATTCTACTGTCAGGTAA
- a CDS encoding DinB family protein, with amino-acid sequence MISKDLLIRMLDHTYDLESWYAPFKDTVSGVTVSMAVWKPEGSAMNSIWENVNHLTYYKERHAAKLLGEPWENPLDGHDTFQLTEPREDEAAWKALVDRAERAQGRLKAILQGMSEEEMKENEVAEYLYHILIHDAYHTGQIMQSRKMQGGWPATR; translated from the coding sequence ATGATAAGTAAAGACTTATTGATCAGGATGCTCGACCATACGTACGATCTGGAAAGCTGGTATGCGCCGTTCAAGGATACCGTGAGCGGGGTGACGGTGTCCATGGCCGTCTGGAAGCCGGAGGGAAGTGCCATGAACTCCATCTGGGAAAATGTAAACCATCTGACGTATTATAAAGAGCGGCATGCGGCCAAGCTGCTCGGTGAACCGTGGGAGAACCCGCTAGATGGGCATGATACGTTCCAGCTGACGGAGCCCCGGGAGGATGAAGCGGCCTGGAAGGCACTCGTCGACCGGGCGGAGAGGGCCCAAGGCAGATTGAAGGCAATCCTTCAGGGAATGTCAGAGGAAGAGATGAAAGAAAACGAAGTGGCCGAGTACTTGTATCATATCCTGATCCACGATGCGTATCATACGGGTCAGATCATGCAGTCCAGGAAGATGCAGGGAGGATGGCCGGCTACTAGATAG
- a CDS encoding DinB family protein: MNDLKLIETYKGFVQKYSLEQLNDIPEQGVWSIGQMYNHLICVAHEYLDSAEACATGKGEQEKGKTEFGEYLFNIGCFPPIKIQLPPELNATPDNPTSKEDLMRELDHLMTRMERLERKLKDVNSNNKEAHGGFGWLNAQEWYELVGMHFRHHLRQKYELDQRLGL, encoded by the coding sequence ATGAATGATCTGAAGTTGATTGAGACATACAAAGGATTTGTACAGAAGTATTCCCTAGAGCAATTGAACGATATACCAGAGCAAGGTGTGTGGTCGATCGGTCAAATGTATAACCACCTAATTTGCGTGGCCCATGAGTACTTGGATAGTGCAGAAGCTTGTGCCACAGGCAAAGGAGAACAAGAAAAAGGAAAAACCGAATTTGGAGAATATCTATTTAATATCGGCTGCTTTCCTCCCATAAAGATTCAATTACCACCCGAACTCAATGCAACGCCCGACAATCCGACATCCAAAGAAGATCTGATGCGAGAGCTTGATCACTTGATGACGAGAATGGAGAGGTTGGAGAGGAAGCTGAAGGATGTAAATTCGAATAACAAAGAAGCACATGGAGGTTTTGGTTGGTTAAACGCACAGGAATGGTATGAACTTGTGGGGATGCATTTCCGTCATCATCTTCGTCAAAAGTATGAACTGGATCAAAGACTAGGACTGTAG
- a CDS encoding class D sortase: protein MKKVIGILIILMSLPLLFHSQIKGGVYKGFNEKLLVAASEGKGEVKKTMLEKLYLSDSTDVETSDIKAVLRIPSIELEEPIFKGASESHLKNGVATIEEDTPFSATNISIAGHKMNAYGVLFNRLHELTEGDVMAMDVSGKTTTYKVTEQRMVSPDDLTVLEDTEDQTITLITCETYNWSTNEFEERLVVRGEKVGE, encoded by the coding sequence ATGAAGAAAGTGATTGGCATCTTGATCATTCTGATGTCCCTTCCCCTTTTGTTTCATAGCCAAATCAAGGGTGGAGTCTATAAAGGGTTCAACGAAAAACTTCTCGTCGCAGCGAGTGAAGGGAAGGGGGAAGTGAAAAAAACCATGCTTGAGAAGCTATACTTGAGTGATTCCACGGATGTAGAGACCTCTGACATCAAGGCGGTCCTCCGGATTCCATCCATTGAATTAGAGGAGCCCATCTTCAAGGGGGCAAGTGAATCCCATCTCAAGAATGGAGTCGCGACCATCGAGGAGGACACTCCCTTTTCCGCAACGAATATTTCCATTGCGGGACATAAAATGAATGCATACGGTGTTCTCTTCAATCGGCTTCATGAGCTGACTGAAGGGGATGTGATGGCAATGGATGTCAGCGGGAAAACCACTACGTACAAAGTGACGGAACAAAGGATGGTATCACCTGATGATTTGACGGTCCTGGAGGATACTGAGGATCAGACGATCACGCTGATCACGTGTGAAACCTATAACTGGAGCACGAATGAATTTGAAGAGCGATTGGTCGTGCGTGGGGAAAAGGTAGGGGAATGA
- a CDS encoding energy-coupling factor transporter transmembrane component T has translation MTIRLKELHPFVSFLYYVCAGVCMMMFTHPLFLSVSILILVGVNILQGTWGKLIRSMPAIACMGLIIIVMNPLFVRRGATVLFYFRHNPVTLEGVAYGMIMAMSLWGIFILFISFNDVIHGRKFLFLFSKVWPQLALLLMITVRFVPLLITRWKELYHTQKLRGHDMFNGSVKKRSRTGMLYMQKLLTWSLEEALQTAESMNARGFGERKRSHYQLFPFRYSDWGASIVLAGIAGVCVYSAQNGIGTLNVYPQLETLSFSPSDWLILILFICLMAFPILLEGGSQLRWHVLNSTN, from the coding sequence GTGACAATCAGATTGAAAGAACTTCACCCCTTTGTAAGCTTTCTCTACTACGTTTGTGCGGGTGTGTGCATGATGATGTTCACCCATCCGTTGTTCCTGTCTGTATCCATCTTGATCCTGGTCGGGGTGAATATCCTTCAAGGAACCTGGGGGAAACTGATCCGATCTATGCCTGCGATCGCTTGCATGGGGCTCATCATCATCGTCATGAATCCCCTTTTCGTCCGAAGGGGAGCCACCGTGCTGTTCTATTTCCGTCATAATCCCGTGACATTGGAAGGAGTGGCATACGGGATGATCATGGCCATGAGTCTATGGGGGATCTTCATCCTGTTCATTTCATTCAATGATGTGATCCACGGGCGGAAATTCTTATTTCTCTTTTCAAAAGTGTGGCCACAGCTCGCCCTCCTGCTGATGATTACGGTGCGTTTCGTACCGCTGCTCATTACCCGGTGGAAGGAGCTGTATCACACGCAAAAGCTCAGGGGACACGATATGTTCAACGGAAGCGTGAAGAAGCGGAGCAGGACGGGCATGCTCTATATGCAAAAGCTCCTCACGTGGTCGTTGGAGGAGGCGCTTCAAACGGCTGAATCCATGAATGCAAGAGGGTTCGGGGAGCGGAAGAGGTCGCATTATCAGCTGTTCCCATTCCGCTATTCCGATTGGGGAGCGTCCATCGTCTTAGCAGGGATAGCCGGCGTGTGTGTGTATTCTGCACAGAACGGAATCGGGACACTCAATGTGTATCCCCAGCTTGAGACACTCTCATTTTCCCCTTCGGACTGGCTGATCTTGATCCTGTTCATTTGTCTGATGGCATTCCCCATTTTACTTGAAGGAGGCAGTCAACTTCGATGGCATGTATTGAACTCGACAAACTAA
- a CDS encoding ECF transporter S component, translating to MMICIAIMIVTVIPLFARFELRAIGSKEIVLLAVLAAIAAMSRVPFAPLPSVQPTTFVIIVSAIVLGPEAGFLIGAMAAIVSNIFLGQGPWTPWQMYAWGMAGMMAGFLRNTVIINTKWGLMGYGFVVGFLFGWFMNLWFLLGFLGDASWEVFVSAYIASFYFDLAHALSNVFFLGLFSVGWIRILERFKRKYGILTPDLPKEEVYK from the coding sequence ATGATGATCTGCATCGCCATCATGATTGTAACGGTCATCCCGTTGTTTGCGAGATTCGAACTCCGTGCGATCGGGAGTAAGGAAATCGTCTTGCTGGCGGTACTTGCGGCCATTGCGGCCATGAGCAGGGTACCGTTTGCTCCGCTGCCGAGTGTACAGCCGACTACCTTCGTGATCATTGTGAGCGCCATCGTTCTGGGACCGGAAGCGGGTTTTCTAATAGGAGCGATGGCGGCCATCGTCTCCAATATCTTCTTGGGTCAAGGTCCATGGACCCCTTGGCAAATGTATGCCTGGGGGATGGCCGGCATGATGGCCGGATTTCTTCGCAACACCGTGATCATCAATACCAAATGGGGGTTGATGGGATATGGATTTGTCGTAGGCTTTTTGTTCGGGTGGTTCATGAATTTGTGGTTCCTCCTTGGCTTCCTTGGTGATGCCTCTTGGGAAGTGTTCGTCTCGGCCTATATCGCTAGCTTTTACTTTGATCTTGCACATGCGTTATCAAACGTATTTTTTCTCGGGCTTTTCAGTGTGGGGTGGATTCGGATCCTGGAACGTTTCAAACGGAAATACGGCATCCTGACGCCAGACTTGCCAAAAGAGGAGGTCTATAAATGA